From a single bacterium genomic region:
- a CDS encoding DUF5009 domain-containing protein — protein MNTPDYPHTGNRIRSIDIARGLTILVMLFVNDLAGVTGAPGWMKHIHPSTADGYTFVDIVFPAFLFIVGLSLPIALGRRLDRGEPRARVFGHILVRTLGLLVMGVLMVNSEGIAHQGQIDPRLWKLLLYGSAILVWIAPGAERKRLVQMRRIAGVVLLAALAFSYRSEAGLGLRPHWWGILGLIGWAYLVTSGLYLLLRRSRAGFAGAVLLLYGLYVADRFGLLTFLGFLHNWIGIGSVLGSQPAITASGALLSMLIFGREESHAGRLRVILLFALAALAGGVLLHTLSGIHLQFIYNKNAATVPWCLVASGWTALIFAVIYGLADMRGWTTGTCTLASAGQNALFAFILGPIAYLLIDLIPPLADGMNPYWKLGASFATGFWRSLLFAITGTWLTAQLHRSGRFLRM, from the coding sequence ATGAATACGCCTGATTATCCTCACACGGGAAACCGCATCCGCTCCATCGATATCGCCCGGGGATTGACCATCCTGGTGATGCTCTTCGTCAACGACCTGGCTGGAGTGACCGGCGCCCCGGGCTGGATGAAACATATCCATCCCTCGACCGCCGACGGGTATACCTTCGTTGACATTGTGTTTCCCGCCTTCCTTTTCATCGTCGGCCTTTCCCTGCCCATCGCTCTCGGCAGACGGCTGGACCGCGGCGAACCGCGCGCCCGGGTCTTCGGCCATATCCTTGTCCGCACCCTCGGTCTGCTGGTCATGGGCGTGCTGATGGTTAACAGCGAAGGTATCGCGCATCAGGGCCAAATCGATCCCCGGCTGTGGAAACTGCTGCTCTACGGCAGCGCCATCCTGGTATGGATCGCCCCCGGAGCGGAGCGCAAGCGTCTTGTCCAGATGCGCCGGATCGCCGGCGTGGTCCTGCTGGCGGCCCTCGCCTTCTCCTACCGCAGCGAGGCGGGCCTGGGACTGCGGCCGCACTGGTGGGGTATCCTCGGTCTGATCGGCTGGGCCTACCTGGTGACCTCGGGGCTCTACCTGCTGCTGCGACGATCCAGAGCCGGATTCGCCGGCGCGGTCCTGCTGCTCTACGGCCTCTATGTCGCCGACCGGTTTGGCCTGCTCACCTTTCTCGGATTCCTCCATAACTGGATCGGCATTGGTTCGGTGCTCGGCTCGCAGCCGGCGATCACAGCCTCCGGAGCCCTGCTCAGCATGCTGATCTTTGGCCGGGAGGAGAGCCATGCCGGGCGGCTGCGTGTCATCCTGCTTTTCGCCTTGGCGGCCCTGGCTGGCGGCGTCCTCCTGCACACCCTCAGTGGCATCCATCTACAGTTCATCTATAACAAGAATGCCGCCACGGTCCCCTGGTGCCTGGTTGCCTCAGGCTGGACGGCCCTGATCTTTGCTGTGATCTATGGCCTGGCCGATATGCGCGGATGGACCACCGGCACCTGCACCCTCGCGTCCGCCGGACAAAATGCCCTCTTCGCCTTCATTCTCGGTCCGATCGCCTATCTCCTGATCGATCTCATCCCGCCGCTGGCGGACGGCATGAATCCCTACTGGAAACTGGGCGCCAGCTTCGCCACCGGCTTCTGGCGCTCCCTCCTTTTCGCCATCACCGGCACCTGGCTCACCGCCCAGCTGCACCGCTCCGGACGCTTCCTGAGGATGTAA